Genomic DNA from uncultured Acetobacterium sp.:
CAGTATTGGTTTCCCCATTAATGTCAGATACTGTTTGCTGATGGTTGCGTTCATCCGGCGACCTAATCCAGCGGCCGGAATAATCACACTGGTTAGCGTTTTTTCCATGTTTGCCACCTCATCTTTATTTAATTCGCATTGAGAATCTGATTGAGAATCTGGGCTACTTTTTGATTGTCGGTTTTTAAAATGATTTCCCGTTGATCCGGTGTATCAATCTGAGCTGTTAAGACAATTTCCAACTTGGGTTCGAATGAATACTCGGTGATCAGATCCGGCCATTCCAGGAGCAGCGTACACCCCTGACTTAGATAATCTTCAAAACCCATTTCGTAGAGTTCATCCGGGTCCTGGAGACGGTATAAATCAAAGTGAAAAATCTTCGGTGGATTACCGTACTCATTGACAATCGTATAGGTAGGGCTGGTAACCTCATCATCTAAACCCATCCCGGCCACAAAACCTTTTGAGAACAGCGTTTTCCCGGCGCCCATCTCACCTTGTAAAAAAATAACCAGGGGGAAGTCAATGGCTTCCCCCAGATGTTGTCCAAAATCAAAGGTTTCCCGACTTGATTTTGTAATGATTCTTTTTTCCAGCATGTTTTAGTTAACCTTTTCTTTGGATTCAGTTTTTCCTGTGGATCCGTCACTGAAATCAATGACTTCTTCATCATTGTTATCATCGACGATTTCATAATCCACTTCAACCACGTCCTGATCGTCGATGCGTTTGTTCCCCGGTAACACCACCGCCAGTACAATATAGATACCAATACTGAGTATTCCCGGTAAAAACCGCAACACAAAAGGCAATATGAACAACCCTCTAAAGACCCAGGGGGAAATATTGCAGTATTCCCCAAGACCGGCACAAACGCCGGCCAGGATGGCTCTTTTTTTACTTTTCATTAACTGTTTTTTCATTATTCTTCCGATCTTAACCTTCTCTTATTTTTGCCGATAGCTGGCCATAAACCGTTCCAGTCGATCCATCGTTTCAATCAGATCTTCTGGATGGGGTAAAAAGACAATTCTAAAATGATCGGGGTTGGGCCAGTTAAAACCACTGCCCTGAACCATCAGGACATGTTCTTCTTTCAGGAAATCCAAGGCAAATTGGACATCGCTGGTGATGTTAAACATTTCTGTATCGATTTTAGGAAACACATAAAACCCGGCTTTGGGAACAACACAGGACAAGCCTGGAATGGCGTTCACCCGTTCACAAACAATCCGTCGCTGTTCGTAAAGACGTCCGCCCGGTTTAAGCAGATCATTGATGCTCTGGTAGCCACCTAAAGAGGTCTGAATCGCATGCTGTCCCGGAACATTGGAACACATTCGCATATTGGAAAGCATTTTGATGCCTTCAATATAATCCTTGGCCCCTTCCTTATTGCCGGTTAAAATCATCCAGCCAACCCGATAGCCGGGAATCCGGTGGGATTTTGACAAGCCATTCAGGGTCACCACCAGCACATCTTCGGTGAGGGTTGCCATGGGAGTATGGACATAGTCATCATAAAGAATCCGGTCATAAATTTCATCAGCGAAAATAATCAGATCATTATCAACAGCCAGTTTGATAATCCCTTCCAGAATTTCTTTGGGGTAAAGAGCGCCCGTTGGGTTATTCGGATTAATCACCACGATCCCCTTGGTATTAGGGGTAATCTTGCTGGCAATGTCTTCCAGACTTGGGTTCCATTCGTCTTCTTCATCACAGGTGTAATAAACAGCTGTTCCACCAGACAAATTGACAGCAGCTGACCA
This window encodes:
- the tsaE gene encoding tRNA (adenosine(37)-N6)-threonylcarbamoyltransferase complex ATPase subunit type 1 TsaE — translated: MLEKRIITKSSRETFDFGQHLGEAIDFPLVIFLQGEMGAGKTLFSKGFVAGMGLDDEVTSPTYTIVNEYGNPPKIFHFDLYRLQDPDELYEMGFEDYLSQGCTLLLEWPDLITEYSFEPKLEIVLTAQIDTPDQREIILKTDNQKVAQILNQILNAN
- a CDS encoding PspC domain-containing protein, yielding MKSKKRAILAGVCAGLGEYCNISPWVFRGLFILPFVLRFLPGILSIGIYIVLAVVLPGNKRIDDQDVVEVDYEIVDDNNDEEVIDFSDGSTGKTESKEKVN
- a CDS encoding pyridoxal phosphate-dependent aminotransferase → MKAVKKSKKLDNVCYDIRGPVVDEADRMERDGIDIIMLNTGNTAPFNLMAPDEIVQDIKYNMVAAEGYCNSQGIFSARKAVVQHYQTKGLMDLKVDDVFLGNGVSELILFCMQALLDNGDEILVPCPDYPLWSAAVNLSGGTAVYYTCDEEDEWNPSLEDIASKITPNTKGIVVINPNNPTGALYPKEILEGIIKLAVDNDLIIFADEIYDRILYDDYVHTPMATLTEDVLVVTLNGLSKSHRIPGYRVGWMILTGNKEGAKDYIEGIKMLSNMRMCSNVPGQHAIQTSLGGYQSINDLLKPGGRLYEQRRIVCERVNAIPGLSCVVPKAGFYVFPKIDTEMFNITSDVQFALDFLKEEHVLMVQGSGFNWPNPDHFRIVFLPHPEDLIETMDRLERFMASYRQK